In the Psychromonas sp. psych-6C06 genome, GAGCGTGCGTTCATAATAAATCCCTAATAATTATTTTTTAGCTGGCGCTTGGTATTTTGGAAAAATATATTCTTTACTGACATCAACTAGTACAACATCCTGCATGAAAGTGCGCCCAATTAAGACAGGGTATTCCATGTGTAAACGGTCAGTAAGTGTGAACTCAGTTAAGTGTGCTACATCGCCAATTCGAACGTGTAACTGTATAACTGGGCGCTCGGTTTCTTCACCTGGTTTGCTTGATTGCACGATTTTTGCGATACGAATGATTTTTGCTTCAATCATCTGTGCTTTCTTACCTTCTTTATGCGTTAAGTTAAAGCGTACCCACTTTTCACCATCACGCTCAAAGCGTTCTATATCAACAGCATTGATTGATGATGTTGCAGCACCTGTATCAATTCGGCCTTTAAAGTTATCTTTGACTTTCGATACGTAAACCCATTCTGCTTGCCCCAGAATAGTTTTGTCATTCGCATGTGTCACTTTCGTTACTGATGTCGTCTTTTCTGCAGTGGTTTTCTTAGCAGATTGTTTACTTTCTTTTAGTGCTAATGTTAATGAGTCTACTTTTTCTTGACTTGCAACGAGTGTTGCGTTGACAGCTTTAAGCTCTTCCTGGGTTTGCTGTGTTAAAGTCTGTGCTTCACTAAGTGTGTTTTCTAGTTGAGATATCTGAGCCTGTTGCTCGGTATTTGCAGTGCTTGCACAGCCTGTCATTGCAATAGCTGTAAAGGCGGATAATAGTGTTTTTTTATTGAAAAACATGGGTGTCCTTAACTTAATGAAATAGAAAATGAAAATAATGTTAGCAGTTTGTTGGTTAAATAACAGTGCCAATATTGGTGTTTTTATAAATATAGCGATTAAATGTTGATATTTTCTATGCTATTTATGATCATGACCTAGCATGTTCCTTAACCAATGCTTTTTATGCACTCGGTGAATGACTAATAACACCTTAATAAGCTCTTCGGATAGCATGACAATATAGGCTTCAACTAATGAAAAATGATAATACTTCACGGCAATAAATGTTAGTGGTATGCCAACACACCACATGCAAAATATATCAACGAATGTACTGTAATTAATATCTCCACCACTGCGTAATACGCCAATAATGCCAATAAAGTTGATCACACGAATAAATAGTACGAGAGCTAAAACTAGTAAAACCTGAGAGGCACTGGTCATTGCCTCTAAAGATAAACTGGGAAACAGCGATAAAATTGGCTCGCGAAATATAATAATAAATGGTGCTATGATAAATGCCAAAATAGGTACAAAAAGAATAAAAGTCCAAGCCTCTTGCCATGCCTGGGCAAAGGCTTTAGCACCAAGTTGATGGCCTATCATTGTTCCACTTGCAATGGCGATGCCGATAAACAAAGCAAATATCGTTTGTTCTATCGTTGATACCATGCTCATCACCGCGAGCTCTTGCACACCAATCATTGCGAATATAAGTGTGTAAACTAATACGCCAAGTGCCCAGCCACTGTCATGGAGCACCATTGGTAATGCTAATTTGGTGTAGCGTTTTATCTCAAAAAGAGTAAGTGCTTGCTTCACCTCTTCTATTTTAGCAATAATGAAAGGCCGTTTTTTAACGACAAAAATGAGCATCAACAGCATTTGTGCCAAGCGTGCTAATACTGTTCCCCATGCACTTCCTGCTACACCCATTTCAGGAAAACCTAAATGGCCAAAAATAAAGATGTAATTAAGTAGCGCATTTAAAGGTAAAACTAAAAAGCTGATATTCATCGCTGTTTTTGTATCACCTGCCGAACGAAGGGCTGTTTCTAAAGGTAATACAACGGCTGTAAATATAAAGCTGTAGGCTGTTATCACTAAATAATCGTTGGATAAACTGAGTAAGGTTGCATCCTCGCTTGCTAAGCCTGTGACGGTTTGTGGTGACAGTGTATATAGGAGAATAAAGGGGATTACGCTGATAATACTAAACAGTAATGATACGACTAGACTTCTGCGAAGCCCTGAAAGATCCTCTGCGCCATAATATTGTGCCGCTAGTACACCTCCAGCATGGCTAATACCTACCATCATTAATAAGTTAAAGAAGAAAATTTTATTGCCTAAACCAACGGCTGCAATTTCACTTTCACCCAGTTGGCTAACCATTAAAATATCAACCAAGCCCAAAAATGAATACAGTAAAGATTGAAAGGTGATTGGTAGCGCTAGTTTCCAGAGTTTATGCTGAAAATCAGGGGCGCGAAAGGTCGCTAGCTTGTTCTTCATGAGGGCTATTTTACTCGCTTATAATGGTATAGAAATATCCCTATTAGCATGAAAAAACAGTATAAATAAAGTGGAATAGAGCCCGCACGCTGATAGGGTGTCAAGCCTAATGCGGGTTGTACCTGTTGGCGTAATACGCCCTCTTTATTTGAAGGTAGGCGTCCTAGCTCATTACCTTGATCATCATAAATTGCAGTGATGCCGTTATTGGTACTACGTAAAATTGGTCTTGCAAATTCAATGGCGCGCATTCTTGCTATTTCTAGATGTTGATCTGGTCCAATAGAGCTACCAAACCATGCGTCGTTGCTTAGAGTTAATAGCATGCCGGTATTTTCTAATACGTTGTTGCGCAGTAACTCAGGAAATGCAACTTCATAACAAAGTGCTGGGGCTAATTTTACAGAGTTTGTCTGAAGATTCTGCTGTATTTCATTACCACGCTGAAAACTTGACATTGGTAGGTTGAAATAGGGAGCCAGTGGTCTTAAAAATGTTTCGAAAGGAACAAATTCTCCGATAGGCAATAGCTGATGTTTACGGTATCGATTGCTGCTTTTTTGCGAATAATCGGCACCAATTGGTAATTTTCCAAGCATAATGATGCCGTTATAATACCTATCTTGATTAATATCGTATTCAATTATACCGGTCATCAAGGTTTTACCTTTCATAGACAGTTCTTTAGAAAGGGGTTGTAAAAAGCGCTGCATATCAATTTCCAGTGCTGCAACAGCGGACTCTGGCCAAATGACGAGTTCATTTTCACGATCGCTATTATCGCCAGCCTCGCTTAAATCTAAATATTTAAAGAGAGAAGGGTAGAGTTGGCTTTTTTCCCATTTTTCATTTTGATCGATATTACCCTGCACTAATGCGACCTTAATAGCGGGTTGTAAATCAGTGTATTTTACCTTCTGGAGAAAATAGCCACTGATAACCAAGCTACTGATTAATAAAAGGCTTAGTTTTATATGTTGTTTTTGTATAAGTAGCATCATCGCCGCACAAATAAGGAGGATTGCTAATGTGATCCCCTGTACACCTAAAATGGGCGCGAAACCGACTAAAGGCGTATCAGCATGGCTATAACCTAAATAAACCCAAGGAAATCCAGTTAAAAACCAGCCTCTAAACCAATCCATTAATAACCAAAAAACAGGTAAGATGATTAAATAACGTTGCGCCTTGGAGAGAAAGCGTAAGCGTAATGATGCCCACAGTGCTGTTGAGGGAAAAATAGCAAGATATGCGCAAAGTAGAGCGATTAAAAATACGCTAACAATGGTGGGCATACCACCAAAGAGCGCCATGCTGACGTAAACCCAATGGATCGTAGCAATGAACATACTCAGGTTGAAAATAAAGCTAACTAAGAAAAAAGACTTAGTTGTTTTTTCAACCTGCTGTAAAAGAAAGAATAAACCAATGAATGAGGGGTAGAGGGTCCACCAATACTCAAAGGGAGCGAAAGCAAAGACTTGTAAAGCGCCTAAAGCAATAGCAAAAAAAAGTTGCCCTGCTAATGTTTGGCTTAATTTATCAATGCCATTGATTACACTACTCTTCAATATTTTTTAACTCTTTTGGTATACGAACCTGTAATTGTACTAAACGACGATTATCTGCGTTCATCACTTTATATTTATAACCGCTGATTGTGATGCTTTCACCGCGACCTGGCAGGTGCCCTAAACGGTGGGTGATCAAACCACCAATAGTATCTTGGTTTTCAATGTCATAGGTCGTACCAAAGTAGTTATTAAAATCATCTACCGTGGTCAGCGCGTTAACGGTATAGGTGCGCTTACCAATCTTTCTGATTTCATCAACATCAATATCATCAAACTCATCGTCAATTTCACCAACTATTACTTCCAGAATATCTTCAATGGTCACTAATCCAGATACACCACCATATTCATCTACCACAATGGCCATGTGATAACGCTGACTCCGAAACTCTTTAAGTAATGTATCTAAACGCTTACTTTCAGGTACAACTACTGCTTTACGTAACACATCTTCAATTTTAAATGAATCAGGATCGCCACTGAATCCATATTGAATTAAGTCTTTAGCTAATAGCAAACCAACAATATGATCTTTATCTTCAGTGATTACTGGGAATCTGGAGTGTGCTGATTCGATAAGGATAGGTAAAAACTCTTCAACGCTTTGTTGCAACCCGAGTGTTACCATTTGCGAACGAGGGATCATGATATCGCGAACGCGCAAGTTCGAGACATCTAATACACCTTTTATCATCTCTTTGGTTTTTTGATCTATTAAATCGCGTTTTTTAGCGCCATTGATGAGATCTAATAATTCTGTTTGGTTTT is a window encoding:
- the corC gene encoding CNNM family magnesium/cobalt transport protein CorC (CorC(YbeX) belongs to the Cyclin M Mg2+ Exporter (CNNM) family, and was characterized as belonging to a set of three proteins, at least one of which must be present for CorA to function.); the protein is MSEEHSTNEQAKTGLLDKIGNLFQAEPKNQTELLDLINGAKKRDLIDQKTKEMIKGVLDVSNLRVRDIMIPRSQMVTLGLQQSVEEFLPILIESAHSRFPVITEDKDHIVGLLLAKDLIQYGFSGDPDSFKIEDVLRKAVVVPESKRLDTLLKEFRSQRYHMAIVVDEYGGVSGLVTIEDILEVIVGEIDDEFDDIDVDEIRKIGKRTYTVNALTTVDDFNNYFGTTYDIENQDTIGGLITHRLGHLPGRGESITISGYKYKVMNADNRRLVQLQVRIPKELKNIEE
- a CDS encoding MATE family efflux transporter — translated: MKNKLATFRAPDFQHKLWKLALPITFQSLLYSFLGLVDILMVSQLGESEIAAVGLGNKIFFFNLLMMVGISHAGGVLAAQYYGAEDLSGLRRSLVVSLLFSIISVIPFILLYTLSPQTVTGLASEDATLLSLSNDYLVITAYSFIFTAVVLPLETALRSAGDTKTAMNISFLVLPLNALLNYIFIFGHLGFPEMGVAGSAWGTVLARLAQMLLMLIFVVKKRPFIIAKIEEVKQALTLFEIKRYTKLALPMVLHDSGWALGVLVYTLIFAMIGVQELAVMSMVSTIEQTIFALFIGIAIASGTMIGHQLGAKAFAQAWQEAWTFILFVPILAFIIAPFIIIFREPILSLFPSLSLEAMTSASQVLLVLALVLFIRVINFIGIIGVLRSGGDINYSTFVDIFCMWCVGIPLTFIAVKYYHFSLVEAYIVMLSEELIKVLLVIHRVHKKHWLRNMLGHDHK
- a CDS encoding ATP-dependent zinc protease → MFFNKKTLLSAFTAIAMTGCASTANTEQQAQISQLENTLSEAQTLTQQTQEELKAVNATLVASQEKVDSLTLALKESKQSAKKTTAEKTTSVTKVTHANDKTILGQAEWVYVSKVKDNFKGRIDTGAATSSINAVDIERFERDGEKWVRFNLTHKEGKKAQMIEAKIIRIAKIVQSSKPGEETERPVIQLHVRIGDVAHLTEFTLTDRLHMEYPVLIGRTFMQDVVLVDVSKEYIFPKYQAPAKK
- the lnt gene encoding apolipoprotein N-acyltransferase; the encoded protein is MKSSVINGIDKLSQTLAGQLFFAIALGALQVFAFAPFEYWWTLYPSFIGLFFLLQQVEKTTKSFFLVSFIFNLSMFIATIHWVYVSMALFGGMPTIVSVFLIALLCAYLAIFPSTALWASLRLRFLSKAQRYLIILPVFWLLMDWFRGWFLTGFPWVYLGYSHADTPLVGFAPILGVQGITLAILLICAAMMLLIQKQHIKLSLLLISSLVISGYFLQKVKYTDLQPAIKVALVQGNIDQNEKWEKSQLYPSLFKYLDLSEAGDNSDRENELVIWPESAVAALEIDMQRFLQPLSKELSMKGKTLMTGIIEYDINQDRYYNGIIMLGKLPIGADYSQKSSNRYRKHQLLPIGEFVPFETFLRPLAPYFNLPMSSFQRGNEIQQNLQTNSVKLAPALCYEVAFPELLRNNVLENTGMLLTLSNDAWFGSSIGPDQHLEIARMRAIEFARPILRSTNNGITAIYDDQGNELGRLPSNKEGVLRQQVQPALGLTPYQRAGSIPLYLYCFFMLIGIFLYHYKRVK